One Thermofilum pendens Hrk 5 DNA segment encodes these proteins:
- a CDS encoding ParB N-terminal domain-containing protein, producing the protein MQVYVAKIAFMSIGSLKPHEEFSEERVEELLRDMLERGVLIKPIAAESRYGVILDGHHRVEALRRLGVKEVPVALVDYDDERIVVRSWREGFSPSKREVIERALKGSLYPYKTTRHVVVIDGKELHISEVVPNVYYKLKPLLVQD; encoded by the coding sequence ATGCAAGTTTATGTCGCAAAGATAGCTTTTATGAGCATAGGTAGCCTGAAGCCCCACGAGGAGTTCTCCGAGGAAAGAGTGGAGGAGCTTCTCCGCGACATGCTCGAGAGGGGGGTGCTAATCAAGCCTATCGCTGCCGAGTCGAGGTACGGAGTGATCCTGGACGGCCACCACAGGGTGGAGGCGCTTAGAAGGCTCGGGGTGAAGGAGGTTCCGGTCGCGCTGGTAGACTACGACGACGAGCGCATAGTCGTGCGGTCGTGGAGAGAGGGGTTTAGCCCGTCGAAGAGAGAGGTTATCGAGAGGGCTCTTAAGGGGAGCCTGTACCCCTACAAGACCACGAGGCACGTGGTAGTCATAGACGGGAAGGAGCTCCACATCTCGGAGGTCGTTCCCAATGTGTACTACAAGCTCAAGCCTCTGCTTGTACAAGATTAA
- a CDS encoding GNAT family N-acetyltransferase gives MEFKVTEVATSGVRISIVDGREVAHCYIYLIKNDLHPEPYALLEDVYVDEEYRGRGIGTELVKKAIEVARSMNCYKIIATSRFEREAVHKWYEKLGFKRYGYEFRLNLK, from the coding sequence GTGGAGTTCAAAGTAACAGAGGTCGCTACTAGCGGTGTGCGCATCTCCATTGTCGATGGAAGAGAGGTAGCCCACTGCTACATCTACCTGATCAAAAACGATCTTCACCCGGAGCCTTACGCGTTACTAGAGGATGTCTACGTCGACGAGGAGTACAGGGGGAGGGGTATAGGGACGGAGCTCGTGAAGAAGGCAATCGAAGTGGCTAGGAGTATGAACTGCTACAAGATAATAGCGACCAGCAGGTTCGAGCGCGAAGCTGTGCACAAGTGGTACGAGAAGCTAGGCTTCAAGAGGTATGGGTACGAGTTCAGGCTCAACCTCAAGTGA
- a CDS encoding phosphate uptake regulator PhoU: MTSNKVVRRVQLTGGSTFIVSIPKEWAEKLSIGKGSLLVLSLENDGSIRIVPSLKRPEALSSAEVSVREDTTRGAALREVMSKYLMGYKMIRVVFERDDPEFRHVLKDTIARKLIGVEILHEDSREVVLQVLVNVEDLPVSTIITKMRDAVTGMLEDVKAALGGGDVEKIASEIVSRDDIVDKLYLYGLRQLHAALRGYVGLEEIGLRKVEEVLPHGMVLKNIERIADHAASIAQALPHVREAEKIKNPISTLSDKVSEFFTASVHVFLDRDKTTANRLLDVDAEKLKALERKVFDELARRIPEEILAVRLMVGSYRRIFDYSTDILEATIDLHDIT, from the coding sequence ATGACGAGCAATAAAGTAGTTAGGAGGGTTCAGTTAACAGGCGGTTCAACGTTTATAGTCTCAATACCCAAGGAGTGGGCAGAAAAGCTGAGCATAGGGAAGGGGAGCCTGCTCGTGCTGTCGCTCGAGAACGACGGGTCTATACGCATAGTTCCGAGCCTCAAGCGCCCCGAAGCCCTCTCGTCCGCCGAGGTCTCTGTTAGAGAGGATACGACGCGGGGGGCTGCGCTCCGCGAGGTAATGTCCAAGTACCTGATGGGGTACAAGATGATAAGGGTTGTATTCGAGCGGGACGACCCGGAGTTTAGGCACGTGTTGAAAGACACGATCGCGAGGAAGCTTATAGGCGTCGAAATACTACACGAGGACTCCAGGGAGGTCGTTCTCCAGGTTCTCGTGAACGTGGAGGACCTCCCCGTCTCCACGATTATAACCAAGATGCGCGACGCGGTCACGGGTATGCTTGAAGACGTAAAGGCGGCGCTCGGAGGGGGAGACGTGGAGAAGATAGCCTCCGAGATAGTCTCGAGGGACGACATCGTGGATAAGCTATACCTCTACGGTCTACGCCAGCTACACGCCGCGCTGAGGGGCTACGTCGGTCTCGAGGAGATCGGGCTAAGGAAGGTGGAGGAAGTGTTGCCGCACGGCATGGTTCTTAAGAACATCGAGCGCATAGCCGACCACGCCGCCTCGATCGCACAGGCCTTGCCGCATGTAAGGGAGGCAGAGAAGATCAAGAATCCCATCTCGACGCTTTCCGACAAGGTATCCGAGTTCTTCACAGCCTCTGTACACGTGTTCCTCGACAGGGACAAGACGACTGCAAACAGACTGCTCGACGTCGACGCGGAGAAGCTAAAAGCCCTGGAGAGGAAAGTATTCGACGAGCTCGCCAGGAGGATTCCCGAGGAGATTCTAGCAGTTAGGCTGATGGTTGGTAGCTACCGTAGGATCTTCGACTACAGTACAGACATCCTTGAAGCTACGATAGACCTGCACGACATAACCTAG
- a CDS encoding NADH-quinone oxidoreductase subunit B family protein has protein sequence MRGDLGFRRKSLWVYHFNSGGCNGCDIEFVAALTPRFDLERLGVQLVPSPRHADVLVVTGPVTRASADALKTIYDQVPEPRIVVAFGTCACSGGVFSNCYNVLGGADKVLPVDVKIPGCPPKPESLLHALSRIVLGEANGGR, from the coding sequence ATGAGGGGAGATCTGGGCTTTCGGCGTAAAAGCCTCTGGGTATATCACTTTAACTCTGGTGGGTGCAACGGGTGCGACATAGAGTTTGTCGCTGCTCTTACGCCCCGCTTCGACCTTGAAAGGCTCGGGGTACAGCTTGTGCCCAGTCCTAGGCATGCGGATGTCCTGGTTGTAACTGGCCCCGTGACGAGGGCTTCTGCGGATGCCTTGAAGACTATATACGACCAGGTGCCGGAGCCTAGGATCGTGGTAGCCTTCGGGACGTGCGCGTGTAGCGGGGGTGTATTCTCCAATTGCTACAATGTTCTGGGGGGTGCCGACAAGGTTCTCCCGGTGGACGTGAAGATCCCGGGGTGTCCTCCCAAGCCTGAAAGCTTGCTTCACGCCTTGTCAAGGATAGTTCTGGGTGAGGCTAATGGGGGGAGGTAG
- a CDS encoding NADH-quinone oxidoreductase subunit D: protein MGGGRIQGKVQVPPEGIREAVRRLVAEGYAHLTAITAVDLQDSIELIYHFDGGGGYRHVSVKLPRANPTLPSIAQVVPGADYYEKEVRDLFGVNFQDGAEKRRFILPECYPPDAPPPLLKDVDPASVKALVAEAPTCQVDAVGLHAPLSPESVVVPVGPYHPAFKEPEYFSLVVDGERIVKAFVRIGFVHRGIEKAAESRSFFRDIFLVERICGICSTSHAWCFVEAVERLLNMEVPRRAAYLRTLVAELERIHSHALWLGLVGYWTGFETMFMWVWGLRETIMDLLEEISGNRVHKSFVTIGGVRRDVPDALLRRVSERVETFRREFESLLESLSYSEEIISRTKGIGRYSLDDARKYCAVGPVRRAAGDPFDVRRIEPYGAYPEVEFEVPTSNEGDVYNLIRVRVKEVVESASIIQQLVEKMPSGNPVPPKPFMGTVPEGEAYSRIEAPRGELFYYVKANNTHNPYRVKVRTPTLANIQLAAKILEGQTLSDFPVVVTSIDPCFSCMDRVTIIDLSGKRREVSSKFFESLRGVRR from the coding sequence ATGGGGGGAGGTAGGATACAGGGTAAGGTTCAGGTTCCTCCCGAAGGCATACGGGAAGCTGTTAGAAGGCTCGTCGCCGAAGGTTACGCTCACCTAACGGCGATAACGGCGGTCGACCTCCAGGACTCCATAGAGCTGATATACCACTTCGACGGGGGCGGCGGCTACAGACACGTCTCCGTGAAGCTACCCAGGGCTAACCCGACCCTTCCCTCCATCGCCCAGGTAGTCCCCGGCGCCGACTACTACGAGAAAGAGGTACGCGACTTGTTCGGCGTCAACTTCCAGGACGGCGCGGAGAAGAGGCGCTTCATACTCCCGGAGTGCTACCCGCCCGACGCGCCTCCCCCCTTACTAAAGGACGTCGACCCTGCCTCGGTGAAAGCGCTAGTCGCCGAGGCGCCGACGTGCCAGGTTGACGCCGTGGGTTTGCACGCGCCTCTTTCCCCAGAAAGCGTGGTCGTACCCGTAGGCCCGTACCACCCGGCCTTCAAGGAGCCGGAGTACTTCAGCCTGGTGGTAGACGGGGAGAGGATAGTGAAGGCCTTTGTACGCATAGGGTTCGTGCACAGGGGTATAGAGAAGGCTGCGGAGTCTAGGAGCTTCTTCAGGGACATCTTCCTCGTGGAGAGGATATGCGGGATATGCAGTACTTCCCACGCGTGGTGCTTCGTAGAGGCTGTCGAGAGGCTCTTAAACATGGAGGTGCCCAGGAGGGCGGCCTACCTTCGAACCCTCGTCGCGGAGCTGGAGAGAATACACTCCCACGCTCTCTGGCTGGGCCTCGTGGGCTACTGGACGGGCTTCGAGACAATGTTCATGTGGGTCTGGGGGCTCCGAGAGACCATAATGGACCTACTCGAGGAGATCTCCGGGAACAGGGTCCACAAGTCCTTCGTAACCATAGGCGGGGTGCGGCGCGACGTTCCCGACGCCCTGCTGAGACGCGTCTCCGAGAGGGTTGAGACGTTCCGCAGGGAGTTCGAGTCCCTGCTTGAAAGCCTGTCGTACTCCGAGGAGATAATCTCCAGGACGAAGGGGATAGGGAGGTACAGCCTGGATGATGCCAGGAAGTACTGCGCTGTGGGGCCTGTTAGGAGGGCTGCGGGAGACCCGTTCGACGTGAGAAGAATAGAGCCCTACGGGGCCTACCCGGAGGTGGAATTCGAGGTCCCCACGTCCAACGAGGGAGACGTGTACAACCTCATTAGGGTCCGAGTAAAGGAGGTCGTAGAGTCGGCCAGCATAATCCAGCAGTTGGTCGAAAAGATGCCTTCGGGCAACCCCGTACCTCCTAAGCCGTTCATGGGCACGGTTCCCGAGGGTGAGGCTTACAGCAGGATCGAGGCTCCGAGGGGCGAGCTGTTCTACTACGTAAAGGCGAATAACACACACAACCCCTACAGGGTTAAGGTTAGAACCCCGACCCTGGCGAACATCCAGCTCGCGGCGAAGATCCTCGAGGGGCAGACGCTGTCCGACTTCCCAGTCGTCGTCACGAGCATAGACCCCTGCTTCAGCTGTATGGACAGGGTGACTATAATCGACTTGTCCGGGAAGAGAAGGGAAGTTTCTTCCAAGTTTTTCGAGTCGCTTAGAGGGGTGAGGAGATGA
- a CDS encoding 4Fe-4S binding protein has product MNKYRSKLEILKTAVKSLLQPPLTVPYTGHLNNSFIRGAPLLDRDKCLGCSLCARSCPSGAITMVPGGKKVVGGKEVERKIPSFNYYQCIYCGVCAEVCPGRAISMVKKQPVEIISLASLLPLATGEPEALKVLFSFLLLLVAVSFAYWLSGRVAARGKHTEKAREPFTGGVAPRLPTYRYHVEELYTFVILFVMLEITAFTMILERDASVILPCLLFLAYLLLLASPATRGR; this is encoded by the coding sequence ATGAACAAGTATAGGAGTAAGCTGGAAATACTAAAAACCGCCGTTAAAAGCCTCTTACAGCCGCCGCTAACCGTACCTTATACAGGCCACCTCAACAACTCGTTCATAAGGGGGGCGCCGCTCCTCGATAGGGACAAGTGCCTGGGATGCAGCCTCTGCGCGAGGTCCTGCCCCTCGGGTGCTATAACGATGGTCCCCGGGGGGAAGAAGGTTGTAGGTGGGAAGGAGGTCGAGCGGAAAATACCCTCTTTCAACTACTACCAGTGCATATACTGCGGGGTATGCGCGGAGGTATGCCCCGGCCGGGCGATAAGCATGGTTAAAAAGCAACCCGTGGAGATAATTTCCCTCGCCTCCCTCCTCCCGCTCGCAACGGGCGAGCCAGAGGCGCTCAAGGTGCTTTTTTCCTTCCTTCTACTCCTCGTAGCCGTAAGCTTTGCGTACTGGCTTTCGGGTAGGGTCGCCGCCAGGGGGAAGCACACTGAGAAGGCGCGGGAGCCGTTCACGGGCGGTGTAGCCCCCAGGTTGCCCACCTACAGGTACCACGTAGAGGAGCTCTACACGTTCGTGATCCTCTTCGTAATGCTCGAGATCACCGCCTTTACCATGATCCTTGAAAGGGACGCCTCGGTAATCCTGCCCTGCCTCCTCTTCCTGGCTTACCTGTTACTACTCGCGTCCCCGGCTACCCGGGGGAGGTGA
- a CDS encoding complex I subunit 1/NuoH family protein codes for MLDIVLGVLVFPGLLFTVAMGFWFEYLERKVTARIQRRVGPLYAGPHGLLQPVYDFFKLLLKEEIVPGWTDVFTFRVAPILAVTIPVFGMCVLPVASTKGLLSFEGDFALVFLLLALGVLTLSLTGYSVLSPYTAIGVGRLLVQYSMYEGVFLLSLASAALQAKTMSFEGILAYQESHGFLGLYQPVSLAAALVALLAKLEKRPFDLPHAKQEVVAGWMTELSGRGLAFMRLYEDLSMVWGIALIVVVFLGGPLGPGYKELGALAGFAWFALKSLIVALAVILVSATTSRVRVYGLAEVFWKRVYPLVLLQLVVAFLLGWWA; via the coding sequence GTGCTCGACATTGTCCTCGGCGTCCTGGTCTTCCCCGGGCTCCTGTTCACCGTGGCTATGGGCTTCTGGTTCGAGTACCTCGAGAGAAAAGTTACCGCGAGGATCCAGAGAAGGGTGGGCCCCTTGTACGCGGGCCCCCACGGGCTTCTCCAACCCGTCTACGACTTCTTCAAGCTTCTCTTGAAGGAGGAGATAGTCCCTGGGTGGACCGACGTCTTTACGTTCAGGGTCGCGCCGATCCTAGCCGTAACCATACCTGTCTTCGGTATGTGCGTCCTCCCGGTGGCGAGCACCAAGGGCCTGCTGTCGTTCGAAGGTGACTTCGCGCTAGTTTTCCTTTTGCTGGCGCTCGGCGTGCTGACCCTGTCCCTCACCGGCTACTCCGTCCTAAGCCCCTACACGGCGATAGGTGTTGGAAGGCTCCTCGTGCAGTACTCGATGTACGAAGGGGTGTTCCTCTTAAGCCTTGCGTCGGCCGCCCTGCAGGCGAAGACAATGAGCTTCGAAGGCATACTCGCGTACCAGGAGTCCCACGGCTTCCTCGGTCTCTACCAGCCGGTCTCGCTCGCCGCCGCGCTCGTCGCGCTACTAGCTAAGCTCGAGAAGCGCCCCTTCGACCTCCCCCACGCCAAGCAGGAGGTCGTAGCGGGCTGGATGACCGAGCTCAGCGGGAGGGGTCTAGCCTTCATGAGGCTCTACGAGGACTTGAGCATGGTTTGGGGGATAGCGCTCATAGTCGTAGTTTTCCTCGGGGGACCGCTGGGCCCCGGCTACAAGGAGCTGGGCGCGCTGGCCGGTTTCGCGTGGTTCGCGCTGAAATCGCTAATCGTCGCACTTGCAGTCATCCTCGTTAGCGCGACTACGAGTAGAGTCAGGGTCTATGGGCTCGCGGAGGTCTTCTGGAAGAGGGTTTACCCGCTAGTCCTGCTCCAGCTAGTCGTGGCGTTCCTTCTGGGGTGGTGGGCGTGA
- a CDS encoding NADH-quinone oxidoreductase subunit K: MPESIVLLGVGGLLVIAGATSVAATRNLVKVAMGLQAMILGSLLILSTAVGSSPTPSVDPVLLVVAAAGASEVVSISVLYLAWSRHRTIDPHRISELKG; this comes from the coding sequence TTGCCTGAAAGTATCGTGCTATTAGGCGTTGGGGGATTGCTCGTCATCGCCGGTGCAACCTCGGTAGCCGCTACCAGGAACCTCGTAAAGGTGGCTATGGGGCTTCAGGCAATGATTCTAGGCTCGTTACTCATACTGTCCACTGCTGTTGGGTCGTCGCCTACCCCCTCCGTCGACCCCGTACTCCTGGTGGTCGCGGCCGCCGGAGCATCGGAGGTCGTGTCGATCTCTGTGCTTTACCTGGCGTGGAGTAGGCACAGGACGATAGACCCCCACAGGATCTCAGAGCTGAAGGGGTGA
- a CDS encoding NADH-quinone oxidoreductase subunit L has translation MGVAVVPALLILSSLVCAVLGPLSRRLCEALAVLATFVGACLSAAFFAGYLPPGPGAYGDWISRLMLAVVNVLGFLITLYSVGYMSGEAGYVRYYSLILLFIGSMSGLVLTEDLVLLYLFWELVGVCSALLIAYWWEKPEARRAGLKAFTVTRVGDVGLLLALATVIQATGTTRIPGVIASLSGNAQLALTVCSLLLVAAVGKSAQFPLFVWLPDAMEGPTSVSALIHAATMVKAGVYLLARFYPLLQVAPGLGELVVYLSVFTALLSALAALGASDLKKVLAYSTINHLALMFLAIGAGALGAAMYHLLAHSMFKALLFLCAGLIIHETKTRSLDKLEGLWDAGLKFTAVAFLVGALSLAGLPPLPGFFTKEAVLASLESAIHGEAVLALCFALSALSSLYIFRLFFRLFTGCCFRPLHEELDAMTVPIAVLAVLTALGLPVLQAVHAYLGVPLELSEVNLPAVVGAFAGLAVSYAVWGRHALAELRLFLRPLARVADRGFYFDDLYTFLAKRVVSILSGTFTRLQYGNPAVNTLWLLGFLLVLLIVVLGVI, from the coding sequence GTGGGTGTAGCAGTTGTACCGGCTTTACTGATACTTTCGAGCCTCGTATGCGCTGTGCTAGGACCGCTGTCGCGTCGTCTATGCGAGGCTCTCGCGGTGCTCGCAACGTTCGTAGGCGCCTGCCTATCCGCCGCTTTCTTCGCCGGATACCTGCCACCGGGCCCCGGAGCTTACGGGGACTGGATTTCCCGCCTGATGCTAGCCGTAGTGAACGTCCTAGGCTTCCTCATAACGCTGTACAGCGTCGGCTACATGTCGGGAGAGGCCGGCTACGTCCGCTACTACTCGCTGATACTCCTGTTCATAGGCTCGATGTCGGGGCTCGTCCTCACCGAGGACCTAGTCCTCCTCTACTTGTTCTGGGAGCTCGTAGGGGTATGTAGCGCACTGCTCATCGCGTACTGGTGGGAGAAGCCGGAAGCAAGGAGGGCGGGCCTCAAGGCGTTCACCGTGACGAGAGTGGGAGACGTAGGGCTCCTACTGGCTCTGGCAACGGTAATCCAAGCTACCGGGACGACGCGCATCCCCGGGGTGATCGCCTCCCTCTCGGGCAACGCGCAGCTAGCCCTGACGGTGTGCAGTCTCCTGCTCGTAGCGGCTGTGGGCAAGTCCGCTCAATTCCCCCTCTTCGTCTGGTTGCCGGACGCAATGGAGGGGCCCACGTCTGTCAGCGCCCTGATACACGCCGCGACAATGGTCAAGGCCGGTGTCTACCTGCTCGCGCGCTTCTACCCGCTCCTACAGGTTGCGCCCGGGCTAGGCGAGCTCGTTGTCTACCTGTCCGTATTCACGGCTCTACTCTCGGCGCTCGCAGCCCTGGGAGCCTCTGACCTGAAGAAGGTATTAGCGTATAGCACGATAAACCACCTAGCGCTAATGTTCCTGGCGATAGGTGCAGGCGCACTCGGAGCGGCGATGTACCACTTGCTCGCGCACTCGATGTTCAAAGCGCTCCTATTCCTCTGCGCCGGTCTAATAATCCATGAGACGAAGACGAGGAGCCTTGACAAGCTCGAAGGGCTTTGGGACGCCGGGCTGAAGTTTACCGCTGTGGCGTTCCTCGTCGGGGCGCTAAGCCTTGCCGGGCTACCCCCGCTCCCCGGCTTCTTCACCAAGGAGGCTGTCCTCGCCTCGCTGGAAAGCGCTATACACGGCGAGGCTGTCCTAGCCCTCTGCTTCGCGCTGAGTGCTCTCTCCTCCCTATACATCTTCAGGCTGTTCTTCAGGCTATTCACTGGTTGTTGCTTCAGGCCTCTACACGAGGAGCTCGACGCGATGACTGTGCCTATAGCTGTGCTCGCAGTACTTACCGCCCTAGGGCTACCAGTGTTACAGGCTGTGCATGCCTACCTCGGAGTTCCCCTCGAGCTCTCCGAGGTGAACCTCCCGGCCGTCGTCGGCGCTTTCGCCGGGCTAGCCGTTTCGTACGCGGTGTGGGGTAGGCACGCTCTCGCCGAGCTGAGGCTGTTCCTGAGACCCCTAGCGCGGGTAGCGGACAGGGGCTTCTACTTCGACGACCTCTACACCTTCCTGGCAAAGAGGGTAGTCAGCATTCTCTCGGGCACGTTTACGAGGCTTCAGTACGGCAACCCAGCTGTTAACACCCTGTGGCTCCTCGGCTTCCTCCTCGTCTTGTTGATAGTTGTCCTGGGGGTGATCTAG
- a CDS encoding complex I subunit 5 family protein, producing MEKEIVTLVFAGSLAILSSGFLPGKASRYASTALSSAVMLALLYISLGNPGLAGYVGFVSSVIGLAAVISGLDLVEESKPLHDALVTVLTASLPLLLLLGDLLRLFVAWETISVCILALTAFHRDRESAEAAVKYIMLCGVASLLALAGIALSYLETGSLSVESFAKASLAAKMLVVVGFGAEAAVFPLHFWLPDAHMVAPSTASAVLSGITIEAAGLLVYRLVGSEPILLRLLSVLAVAGALLGNFSAYRQVDVKRLLAYSSVANVGYIFLGLTSGNATARTAAYLHVAGHGFLKAALFILSGVLLADFGSRRLDKLQGSLSGSKVLKAVLVVAALGLTGAPLALTFWSELYIIVGVAQSSLLLALLALTAVIASFGYYFNLVYALCVGEGSRPSGKPRLAAELSIVGLVALSASLLVLYGWIAGYFAL from the coding sequence GTGGAGAAGGAGATTGTAACCCTTGTCTTTGCGGGGTCCCTGGCCATCCTTTCCTCGGGCTTCCTCCCGGGGAAAGCGTCTAGATACGCGTCCACGGCTCTTTCATCGGCAGTGATGCTGGCACTCCTGTATATAAGCCTGGGAAACCCCGGGCTAGCGGGGTACGTGGGCTTCGTTTCCTCGGTGATAGGGCTCGCCGCCGTGATCTCCGGCTTGGACCTCGTAGAGGAGTCTAAACCCCTGCACGACGCGCTGGTCACCGTGCTTACAGCCAGCCTGCCCCTCCTGCTCCTACTCGGCGACCTGCTCAGGCTGTTCGTGGCGTGGGAAACTATCAGCGTCTGTATACTCGCGTTGACGGCTTTCCACAGGGATAGGGAGAGCGCCGAGGCCGCGGTAAAGTACATCATGCTGTGCGGAGTGGCATCTCTGCTCGCGCTTGCAGGCATAGCGCTATCCTACTTGGAGACAGGCTCCCTGTCCGTCGAGTCCTTCGCTAAGGCAAGCCTCGCGGCGAAAATGCTCGTAGTAGTGGGCTTCGGCGCCGAGGCCGCGGTGTTTCCGCTCCACTTCTGGCTACCGGATGCGCACATGGTGGCACCGAGCACTGCGAGTGCAGTCCTTTCGGGGATAACGATAGAGGCGGCAGGGCTACTCGTCTACAGGCTAGTAGGCTCTGAGCCCATCCTACTGAGGCTCCTCTCGGTGTTGGCAGTGGCTGGCGCACTTCTCGGAAACTTCTCAGCGTACAGGCAGGTCGACGTCAAGAGGCTACTGGCGTACAGCTCGGTTGCAAACGTAGGCTACATCTTCCTCGGGTTAACCTCCGGGAATGCTACCGCGAGGACAGCCGCCTACCTCCACGTAGCGGGCCACGGCTTCCTAAAGGCTGCCCTCTTCATACTCTCGGGCGTGCTCCTGGCGGACTTCGGCTCAAGGAGGCTCGACAAGCTTCAAGGCTCCCTCTCGGGGAGCAAGGTCCTCAAGGCCGTGCTCGTAGTGGCCGCGCTCGGCTTAACGGGGGCACCGCTAGCCCTCACATTTTGGTCGGAGCTCTACATAATAGTCGGAGTTGCCCAGTCATCGCTACTGCTAGCGCTCCTAGCCTTAACGGCGGTAATAGCCTCTTTCGGCTACTACTTCAACCTGGTATACGCGCTCTGCGTAGGGGAAGGCTCCAGGCCTTCTGGGAAGCCTAGGCTCGCGGCAGAACTCTCCATCGTGGGGCTCGTCGCTCTCTCCGCCTCGTTGCTAGTGCTCTACGGATGGATCGCCGGCTACTTCGCTCTCTGA
- the ndhC gene encoding NADH-quinone oxidoreductase subunit A, whose amino-acid sequence MSPSSTLALTLFLGIVAGLLVVVLALILVKGPEGKFKRKRYEAGNPPSGEAKTQLPYQYYGYLLLYLTVEPLLAFLYLYPGVPREQALPSFLVLLSAFLFLAPLVAWGVKAADELERWRA is encoded by the coding sequence GTGTCTCCTTCGAGTACACTCGCGTTGACCCTGTTCTTGGGGATCGTAGCGGGGCTACTAGTAGTCGTCCTGGCGCTCATACTCGTTAAGGGGCCCGAGGGTAAGTTTAAGAGGAAGAGGTACGAGGCTGGGAACCCTCCCAGCGGCGAGGCTAAGACGCAGCTACCCTACCAGTACTACGGGTACCTCCTACTCTACCTGACGGTAGAGCCTCTGCTGGCGTTCCTGTACCTTTACCCGGGCGTTCCAAGGGAACAAGCCTTACCCTCTTTCCTCGTGCTCCTCTCCGCGTTCCTGTTCCTCGCCCCCCTCGTCGCCTGGGGCGTAAAAGCCGCCGATGAGCTGGAGAGGTGGAGAGCTTGA
- a CDS encoding NADH-quinone oxidoreductase subunit NuoB, translating into MVGRLEESARKAAQWLVEKTPIRSLRDWAITFSLWPVHFTTSCCGAEFAATSAPRFDAERFGFLPFNSPRQTNLMVIEGTLTKKMGEAAKIVYDQMPWPKFVIAMGACAIDGGLFYNSYNIVRPKDILPVEYFIPGCPPRPEAVAQAIIMLQEKVRKGEWRKA; encoded by the coding sequence ATGGTGGGTAGGCTCGAAGAGTCCGCCAGAAAGGCTGCGCAGTGGCTCGTAGAGAAAACGCCGATAAGGTCCCTGAGGGACTGGGCGATAACATTCAGCCTGTGGCCTGTCCACTTCACCACTTCTTGTTGCGGCGCGGAATTTGCCGCTACCTCTGCTCCGCGCTTCGACGCCGAGAGGTTCGGCTTCCTACCGTTCAACTCGCCCCGCCAGACGAACCTGATGGTTATTGAGGGTACTCTTACGAAGAAGATGGGGGAGGCCGCCAAGATAGTCTATGACCAGATGCCGTGGCCAAAGTTCGTCATAGCCATGGGTGCATGCGCGATAGACGGCGGCCTGTTCTACAACAGCTATAACATAGTGAGGCCTAAGGACATACTCCCCGTGGAGTACTTCATTCCCGGTTGCCCGCCCAGGCCCGAGGCAGTAGCCCAGGCGATAATCATGCTTCAAGAGAAGGTGAGGAAGGGTGAGTGGAGAAAAGCCTAG
- a CDS encoding NADH-quinone oxidoreductase subunit C, translating into MSGEKPSWLVALEGRLRELGAELEVQGSILRVRPAPGKVREVAAAAVEAGFDHLASVEGIDWPSKGVIEVVYHAESYEPEKRRFLFEVRVQLPREKPVTPSLFDVWPNALFMERETWEMLGVIFEGHPELRRLLLPPGWEGPPPLRKDFKVVEEGIYVEYE; encoded by the coding sequence GTGAGTGGAGAAAAGCCTAGCTGGCTGGTAGCCCTGGAGGGCAGGTTGAGGGAGCTGGGCGCGGAGCTCGAGGTACAGGGGAGCATACTCAGGGTGAGGCCAGCGCCGGGCAAAGTCCGGGAAGTAGCCGCGGCGGCCGTGGAGGCGGGCTTCGACCACCTAGCCTCCGTCGAGGGCATCGACTGGCCGTCCAAGGGGGTTATCGAGGTGGTTTACCACGCCGAGAGCTACGAGCCTGAGAAGAGGAGGTTCCTCTTCGAGGTCAGGGTGCAGTTGCCGCGCGAGAAGCCCGTTACCCCGTCTCTCTTCGACGTATGGCCGAACGCGCTCTTCATGGAGAGGGAGACCTGGGAAATGCTGGGGGTAATCTTCGAGGGGCACCCGGAGCTCCGCAGGCTACTACTGCCCCCGGGCTGGGAGGGGCCCCCGCCCTTGAGGAAGGACTTCAAGGTTGTAGAGGAGGGTATATATGTTGAGTACGAGTAG